From the genome of Amycolatopsis granulosa:
TGTACGTGGTGGGGGCGGCCGTGCCGTCGTCGACGGTGACCACCGTGGGACCGGTCTCGCCTCCCGGGCGTTCCGCCGTGATGTGCAGCGCACCGTCGTCGACGTGGATCTTGCCGTCGGCGCCGGGGGTGTAGGCGGGGCGGGCCGGGTCGGCCGCGCCCCAGTCGAGCTGGTAGTCCTTCGCCGCGCCGGGACCGGAGTCGATCTTGATGTTCATCCGGCCGGTCCGGTCCGGCTCGGTCATCTCCAGCGTGCTGTCGCCGCGCTGAACCGTCAGCGTGTCCAGGTCATCCGCCGCCGGAGCGGTCACCGGTGGGATCACCGGGGGCACCGCGGCCGCCGGTACGGCCGATGGCGCAGCGACCGGCGGCACGACCGGTGGCGCACCAGCACCGCCGCCACCGGCGCCCCCGCCCGCCGCGCCACCGCCGTTGCCCTTCGCGGAACCCGGCCCGTGGGAATCCTGCCCGGAACCGCCGCCGGAGCGAGGCGGCACGGCCTCGCCGACTCCCGAGAACGGGTTGTCCGGCACCTTCTGCAGTTCGGCGTTCAGCGCCGCCCACTGGCTCGCCACGGCGACGCGGGTGTTTTCGCACATCGCCTGGAACTCGCCCATCAGCCCGGCGAACCAGCCGCAGAATTCGGCCAGCCAGCTCTTCGCCCAGGACTGCACCGCGTCCAGCAGCTCGTCCGACAACCCGAAGTAGGCAGAGCTGACCAGCTGAGCGGCCAGGGGCGACTGCTGACCGGCCAGGAACGGGATGAAGTGCTTGAAATCGTCCGCGCTCGCGTTCCGGCCCAGCTGGGCGATCCGCGCCAGCCGGTCCGTGTCCTGCGCCGTGAGGCCCTGCTGCTGCGGCCACGACTGGAACGAGTGCTGCAACACCCAGGAAGCCTTGTCGCGGCACGATCCGGCGATCGCGGCGATCGTCCGGTTGATCACGTCGGCCGCGTGGTCGAGCGCCTGCTCGACCACCTTGACCCCGTCCCCGAACTTCGCCCAGGACGCCGCCGCGGCGTTCTTCCCGTCGCCGTCCCACTGGCCGAACAGGCTTTGCACCGCCGAGTTCTGCGCCGGCGCGGCGTCGGCCACCGACTCCCGCACCTGCACGATCTCGCCGGCCCCGGCGGTGAACTTGTCGAACGGGATGTCGCGCTGCTCGTCGTACCGGTCGATCAGCTCCTGGAGCCGGAAGTCGGGCAGGCCCGGCGCGGCGACCGCCCGCGCCGCGCCGTACACCGGCAGCCAGGTGCGGAAACAGTCCAGCCCCGGCACTCCGGTGTCCAGGATCTCGTTGGAATTCCGCGCCCCCGGGCTCGTTTCCGACCCCTTGAGCGAGTCGAGCCGCGCCTTGCCGTCCTCGACCGCGCGCTGCTGCTCCTCGCGCAACGCGTTCATGTTCGCGTCGTGCCGGCCCTGCGCCCGGGAGTAGGCGTCGTAGGCGAGGTGGCCGTCCTTCAGGTCCCGCTCGGCGAAGCCGAACCTGTCCGCGAAGGACTTCAGCAGCTCCTGCTTCTCGTTCTTGTTCTGGAACCCGTAAACGACCGGGTCGACGTTGTCGATGGCATCGAAGTAGCGCACGAGGAGGGTCCGTTTGGTGTCGTCGTCGATCTTCGGATCGTCGACGAGCTGCTGGACCTCCTGGATCGTCGGCAGCCGCTCCGCCATCAGCTCGCCGCCTTCCGGACGTCCGACCCGGACTGATCGTCCGCCCCGTGGTAGGACTTGCCCGCGCCGGACAGCCGGTCGGCGAACTCACCCGACGCGCGCACGTAGCTGTCCACACAGGCCACCAGCCGCTGCACACCCGCCTGGTAGCCCGCGAAGGACTCGTGGTGCTTGCGGCCGAAGTCCTCGGCCCGGATCTGCACGTCCTTCAGGTTGGGCAGCGTGTACTTCAGCTGCGACCCGGGCTCGTCCCGGACCGTTCCCGCCGCGGCGGTCACCTGCTGCGGATCCACCTCGTACCCGGCCACGACCACTCCCCCTCGCTCAGCGTCGTGCACCGAATGTACCGAGCGGGTACGACAGTTCGCAGTCGGTTCAGGAGACGGACGACACGACTCCGGCAAGCCGGTCGGCCGCGGCCTGCGCGATCTCCTGCGCCGGCGCCTCGACCATCACGCGCACCAGCTGCTCGGTGCCGGAGGGCCGCAACAGGACGCGGCCCTCGTCGCCCAGCTCGGCCTCCACGGCCTCGACCGCCTCACGCACCACGTCGGACTTCGCGACCGTCGCCTTGTCCGACACACGCACGTTGACCAGCACCTGCGGCAGCTTCCGCATCACCCCGGCGAGCTCGGCCAGCGGCTTGCCGGTCGAGGCGACCCGGCTCATCACCCGCAGCGCCGTGAGCAGGCCGTCGCCGGTGGTGGCGAGCGCGGGGAACACGACGTGACCGGACTGCTCGCCGCCCAGCGCGTAACCACCGGAGCGGAGCTCCTCCAGCACGTACCGGTCGCCGACCGCGGTCGTGCGCAACGTGACGCGGTGGTCCCGCATGGCCAGGTGCAGGCCGAGGTTGCTCATCACCGTCGCGACCAGCGTGTCGTGCGCTAGCTCACCGGCCTCGGCCATCGCGAGCGCCAGGATCGCCATGATCTGGTCGCCGTCCACCAGCTCGCCCGAGGCGTCCACCGCCAGGCAGCGGTCGGCGTCGCCGTCGTGCGCGATGCCCAGGTCGGCGCCGTGCTCGACCACCATCGCCTGCAGCATCTCCGGGTGCGTGGACCCGCACCCGTCGTTGATGTTGATGCCGTCCGGCTCGGCGTGGATGGCGATGACCTCGGCCCCGGCCTTGCGGTAGACCTCGGGCGCGGCGAACGACGCCGCACCGTTGGCGCAGTCGACGACGATCCGCAGGCCGGTCAGCGGGTGCGGGGTGGCGGCCAGCAGGTGGTCGGTGTAGCGGTCGACGGCGTCCGGGACGTCGCTGACCCGGCCGATGCCGGCACCTGTCGGGCGGGGCGCGTCGCCGGTCAGTCCGGCTTCGATCTCGTCCTCGATACCGTCCGGCAGCTTGTGCCCGCCGGAGGCGAACAGCTTGATCCCGTTGTCCGGCATGGGGTTGTGCGACGCGGAGATCATCACGCCGAGGTCGGCCTCCAGCGCGCCCACCAGGTAGGCGACGGCGGGGGTCGGCTGGATCCCGGCGCGCAGCACATCCGCGCCGGCCGAGGCGAGTCCGGCCACCACGGCTGCCTCCAGCATCTCGCCGCTCGCGCGGGGGTCGCGGCCGACGACCGCGACGGGGCGGTGCGAGCGGTCGTGCGCGGCGAGCACGCGGGCCGCACTGGCCGCCACGGACAACGCCAGCTCGGGCGTCAGCTCCCCGTTGGCCAGACCACGAACCCCGTCGGTGCCGAAAAGGCGAGCCATGTCATCCTCTCCTCGAGCCGAGCAACCCCGACAACCTAGCGTCCTGGAGCGTCGACCGTAGCGCCCCCCACACGGTCGCCGGAGGGGTGCACAACGCTGGACGAACGCGGTTTTCGCACGTTACATAATGCGCCCGCCTGTCACTTGGCGGGAACGACGAAGGCGCCCATCCGGACCGGATGGGCGCCTTCGAAACAGCCTGGGCGCAGGTCAGCGCTTGCTGTACTGCGGAGCCTTGCGGGCCTTCTTGAGGCCGTACTTCTTGCGCTCGGTGGCCCGCGCGTCCCGGGTGAGGAACCCGGCCTTCTTCAGCGCGGGACGGTCGTCGGCGTCGACCTCGACCAGGGCGCGGGCGATCGCCAGGCGCAGCGCGCCGGCCTGACCCGAGATGCCACCACCGGTGAGGTTGCCGAAGATGTCGAACGAGTCCGGCTTCTCGACGGTCACCAGCGGCTCGCGGATGAGCTGCTGGTGGACCTTGTTCGGGAAGTACTCCTCGAGGCTGCGCCCGTTGAGCTTGAACTTGCCGGTGCCGGGGACGAGCCGCACGCGGACGACGGCCTCCTTGCGACGGCCGACGGTCTGGGCGGAGCCACCGGCAGCGCGCGACGGCCGCGGCGCGGCGGGCGTCTCGCTGGTCACGACCGCCTCGGTGGCCTCAGGGGCCTGGGAGGCCTCGGGGGCCGCGGGGGCCTCGGTCTCGGTGCTGGTCACAGACACTTCCTCACTCACTTGGCGACCTGCGCGATCTTGGTGATCTGGAACGGCTGCGGCTGCTGCGCGGCGTGCGGGTGCTGCGGGCCGGCATAGACCTTCAGCTTCTTCGCCTGAGCGCGACCGAGCTTGTTCTTCGGCAGCATGCCCTTGACGACCTTCTCCAGCAGCCGGTCCGGCCGGGTGTCGAGAAGCTCGCCGAAGGAGCGCTTGCGCAGACCGCCGGGGTAACCGCTGTGCCGGTACGCGAACTTCTGGTCGCGCTTGTTACCGGTCAGCCGGACCTTCTCGGCGTTCACGATGATGACGAAGTCACCGGTGTCCACGTGAGGTGCATACGTGGGCTTGTGCTTGCCGCGCAGCAGCGTAGCGACCTCGGTCGCGAGCCGGCCGAGCACGACATCCTCGGCATCGATCACATGCCAGGCACGGGTGACATCGCCAGGCTTAGGGCTGTACGTGGGCAAGGGTCTACCTCGTGGTCAACGGTGCGTTTGGGGTCGAGTGCGTACCCAGCGCGGACGCTTGCTGCACGCACAACGACATATAAAGATACCCGCCGGGTTCGGCGACCTTGTAGGCGGGGTGTCCCCGGCCTACATACTAGGGTTACGCGGAGTCGACGACGTCGACAACACGGGCAATCACCTGGAGGGGACCATCCGCGTGTCCGCGCGTGCGAAATCCAGCCTACCGAGGTTCATCGCCGTGCTCGCCACGGTGGGCCTGCTCACCGGGTGCGGCAGCGCCCGGGCCGGCAGCCCGGTCGCGAACGGCGAGGACGCGGCCGCCTACGTCAGCGCGAAGTTCGACGACACGCTGGACGCACTGTCCGACCAGTTCAGCGCCAACGACACCCGCAAGACACGGCTGGACCAGGTCGTGCGGTTCGACCAGAAGCGCATGAACTCGACGGTCACCGCGGTGCAGCTGGGACACCCACCGGCCCGGCTGAGCCGCAACCACTCGAACCTCGACTCGAACGAGTACCTGGACGTCTACCACCCCGCCAACAGCCCGGTCGAGTACATGCTGCTGGGACCGGTGTACGCGAGCCTCGCGCCGACGCCGTGGGTGCAGATGCCCTACACCGAGGGCGCGTACAACGAGTGCGTCTGGCCGGGCGCGCGCACAGTGTGCAAGATGCTGGGGGCCATGCAGGACTCGGCGCAGGCGGGGCGGGCCGCGAAGAGCGCCAACCGCAAGCCCGACGGCAGCGTCGAGCTCATCGCCGAGGTCACCCTGACGGCGTTCATCCACGCCGACGTGATGACCTTCCCGGCGGCGATCGGGAACGAGCTCACGCCCGAGATGCGCAACCAGACGCTGCGCACCCGGGTCGCGCTCGACCCACGCGGCAAGCTCACCGAGATCGAGATGTCAGGCAAGATCAGCGGCAACGGGCACGAACTGGAGATCGACTACCACTACCAGCTCGACGGCACCCCGAGCGACGTCGATCTGCCCAAGATCCCGGACCCGTCGCAGGTCACGGTGCTCTCGAACAGCGCCGCGGTGGACGACTTCTACGACCGCCTGGGCGACATCCAGAGGCAGGGCAAGTGAGCGCGTACGAACCGGGACGGGCTCCCCTGGCTGATCACCTGCGGTCGCGCACGGCGGGCGGGGATGGCGTGCGAGGCTGCCGTCGGCCTGGATCGCAGTTCTCGGCGAGCGGGGTGAGCGGTCGGTGAACCAGCCGGAGTGGCAGCGCCAGAGCGGGTGGGGCAGGCAGGGGGCTCCGCAGAACGAGGGGGCCCACGGGTCGCCGAACACACCCGGGCAGCAGGGTGGTGCGCCGCACGGCCCGGCCACACCGCCCGCGCAGCCCGGCACCCACCCGGCGTCGGGGCAGGCGGGGCCTGCCGGACCGCCGCCCGCCGGCCAGCCGGCCGCCTGGGGTCGACCGGTTCAGCCGATCGGCGCATCCGGCTCCGGGAGCGGACCGGTGCCCCAGCCGTGGAGCCAGACCGGCCGGCCGGGCACCACCAGCGGACCCGTGCCCCAGCCCTGGGGCCACGCGGGGCGTGCCCCTGGCCAGGTCGGCGACCCGCGGAGCGGGCCGATTCCCCAACCCTGGAACCAGGCGAGCCAGCAGACCTGGGCACCGCCCCCCACCTCGGCACGGCAGCATCCGGCCGGAGCGGGTGGGCAGCCGTGGCAATCGACCTACGGCGGGTTCGGCGCGTTCGACGAGCGGACGCCGAAGCGCTCGCGCAAGCCGCTCCTCGTCGGCGTCGTGGTCGTCGTTCTGCTCGCCCTGGGTGGCGTCGGCGCGTGGCTGCTCGGCGCCTTCCAGGGTGACACCCTCGACCAGGCCGCGGTGCAGGACGGGGTCGCGCGGATCCTGCACGAGGACTTCGGCGAAGGGGATGTCGCGAACGTCCAGTGCCCCGACGACCAGCCGGTGAAGACGGGCACCACCTTCGACTGCACGGTGACCGTCGCGGGGCAGCCGAAAAAGGTGACGGTTCGCGTGCTCAACGAACAGGCCCAGTACGAAGTGGGCATGCCGCGCTGACGACGAAGGGCCCCGGCGGGACAGCCGGGGCCCTTTCCGCACAACCGGAATCAGCCGCCGAACATCCTCGTGACACCCTTGTCCGTCTCCTGGTAGCCGTCCGCGATCTGCGGCAGTGCGGTGGCGATCCGAGCCAGCAGACCCTTCAGGTCCTCCAGCGCGCGGTTCCACTCGTCCTGACGCGCGTGCCACGCGTCCTTCGCTTCACCGGACCAGCCATCGGTCAGCGGCCTGATGTCCGACTTCAGCTTCTCGAACAGGTTCCCCAGCTCGCCACCGGTCTTGTTGCAGTCCTCCGCCGCCTGGTGGATGGTGGCGTAATCGACCTTCATCGGGCCCGACATGATTGTCCTTTCTGGTCAGGGAAGTCTCAACGGGAATGACGGCGCGCAGGCCGCGATCACAGACCCTCGAGAGCGGCCTGGAGCGGGCTCAGCGTCTGCTGAACGTCCTGGTCGTGCGTCTCGTACTTGATGCCAGAGGACTTCAGCAAATCGGCGATGTGGTCGAGCGCGTCGTTCAGCTTCTTCGACTTTTCCGCGAAAGCGTCCATTACCTGGGTGAAGACCGTCGCCGCCGGTCCGGTCCAGCCCGCACGGGTGGCGTCGATGTTGTTGGCCAGCTGCATCAGGTTCTGATCCATGGCGAGCTTGGTCTCGGTCACCTTCGAGTGCGCGTCCGCGAACTGTGCCGGGTCCCCGGTAAATCCGTCCATCAGGAGCTACCCCCTTCGTCGTGGTGTCGTCCGCAACGTTCCCAACCGCCTGCGGATCTCCGACGATGACCTTGCCACGGCCGGTTCCGCCTTGTCCTGGGCTACGTGGAAGTAGTTGCGAGAGTGAATGCCAAGCTCACCCGGTCGAGTGGGAAAGATCCACTCATCCGCTGATGTTCAGCGTGCCGATGACCTGGGTACAGGCCGCGTTCACCCGCTCGCGCACGGGTTCATTCGCGTACACGCATCCCACGTTCACCTGGACATTGCCCTGGGCGAGGGCATACCAGTCGATCGACGCGTTCCGGTCCGGCAGGGCCTGGTGGTAGAAGACCACCTTCCGGCCGGCGTAGGTCGCCGCCGGGTTGAACCCGGAGTACTGCGCGGGATTCTGCTGAACCTGCGCGCGCAACTCGGACACGAGCCGGCCCGGATCCGCGGACGCGTCGTAGGACAGCGGATGCTCCTGCACCGACACCGCATCGAACTGCTGCGGCGCATCGGCCGGCTTGATCAACGTCTCCCGCCACTCGGGAGAACCGCCCGTCTGCGTCCAGTCCTGCGGCGCGGTGAACTGGTAGTGGTACTGCGCGACGACCTTCCCGGGCGGGGGCTGCTGGTCCCCGTCGGCGTGCAGCGCCAGCAGCAGTCCGGCCACCGCCGCGGCGACGAGAACCACCACACCACCGGCGATCCACGGCAGTTTCCGCTTCCGCGCGGACGGCGGCGCGGGAATCCCTCCCGGCGGTGACGGCGGATGCGGCGGCCGCGGCGGCCCGGGCGGCGGACGGCGCACACCCTGCGGACCCTGGCGCGGCATGGCCGGACCGCTGAACCCGCCCGGCGGTGTCGGCGGGCGCGGCGCGAAACCGGGGCGCGGCGCGTTCGGGTTGCGCACCACCTCGGTGCGCTGGTCCGCGAGCTGCCGCGCCGGGACGCGCGGCGGCGGCGCGGACGGGCGCTCCGGCGGCTTCTGCACAGCCAGCAGCGCACCACGCGCCACCACCGTCTCCGGCTGGTCCAAAGTGGTCGGCACCACCCCGGTGCGCTCGTGGATCAGCCGCGAGATCATCGGGATCCGGCTCGACCCGCCGACCAGGAAGATCGCGGTGAGCTGCTTCGGACGGAGCCCGGCGTCCTCGATCGCGGCGCAGGTCAGCTCGACCGCCCGGCCCAGCGGGGCGGCCACCAGCCGCTCCAGGTCCTCGCGTGTGACGTGCGCGTCCGCGAACGGCGGCGGCATCGGGACGTCCGTGTAAGCGTGCCGGGAAAGCGTTTCCTTCGCCCCCCGGACGTCCTGACGCAGCACGCGCCGGCGGCGCCGGTCGGTCAGTTCCCGGCCCTCGACGAGCTGCCGCCACGCCGACTGATCCACAGAGGACACCAGACCACCGACGTGCTCCAGCAGCAACTGGTCGACGTCGGCACCGCCGAAGCTCGGGTCACCGCGCGTGGCGAGCACCTGGAAGCCGCGGTTGCCGGAGACCCGGCTCACCACACTCACGTCGACGGTGCCGCCGCCGAGGTCCAGCACGGCCAGCGTCGCGCCCGGACGGGTGCTGATCTCGACCGTGCGATCGGAGTTGATCTCCTCCGGCGCGAACGTGGCGGCGTGGAACACCGCGGCCGCGACCGGCTCCGGCACCAGCGTGACCTCGCGGGCCAGCCCGCTCGCGGCCTGACGCAGGAGCCGGGTGCGCACCGCACCCCACTCCGCCGGGTGCGTCAGCACGAGCAGGTCGACCTCCGCGTTGCTCGCCAGCCGCCGCGCCTCGGCGACGGCGCGGCCCAGCACCGTGCGCACCACGTCGGTGACCCGCAGGACGCGGTCACCGAGCAGCAGTTCGCCCTCGTCGATGCGGCGCTTCGGGTTCGGCTCGTACCGCGACGGGTCCATCGCCGCCTGCCGGTCCGCCTCCTGACCCACGAACACCGTGCCGTCCGGCGCGGCGTACACCGCCGACGACATCAACGGCTGCCCGTCGACCACCACCACCTGCGGCGGCCGGCCGTTCAACGCGGCCACCACACAGGTGCTCGAGGTGCCGAAATCCACGGCGACACGCAGAGTCACGAGACGCCCCCGCGGCGCGCGCGCACTCGAGCCGGGCCGTGGCCCTGGTACCCCTGACGGACCGGCCCTGGACGGACCCCTTCGATCACTCCGGCTGGATCCACGACACCTGCATCAACTGCTTGCCGACCTTGCGGCTCACCAGCACTCCACGGCCCGGCGGCATCGCGGACGGCTTGACGTTGCCCAGCAGCTGGCCCTCGTCCTTGCTGCCGTTCATGACGAGGCCCGGAGCGACGATCTCCTTCAGCTTGCCGATGATCGGGTCGTAGGAGGCCCGGGAGGCACCACCCGTGCGCCGCACGACGATCATGTGCAGGCCGACGTCCTTGGCCTGGGCCAGGAACTCCGACAACGGCTTGAGCGGGTTGGACGTCTGCGTGGCCACCAGGTCGTAGTCGTCGACCACGATGAACAGCTCCGGACCCTTCCACCAGGACCGGTTGCGCAGCTGCTCCTGCGTCACGTCCGGCCCGGGCAGCCGGCGGGTCATCGAGCCGACGATGTCCTTGACCATGCCCTCCAGCTGGTTGGACGACACCGCGTAACCGAGCAGGTGGTCGCCCTCGACGAACCCGAGCATCGTGCGCC
Proteins encoded in this window:
- a CDS encoding WXG100 family type VII secretion target, whose amino-acid sequence is MAERLPTIQEVQQLVDDPKIDDDTKRTLLVRYFDAIDNVDPVVYGFQNKNEKQELLKSFADRFGFAERDLKDGHLAYDAYSRAQGRHDANMNALREEQQRAVEDGKARLDSLKGSETSPGARNSNEILDTGVPGLDCFRTWLPVYGAARAVAAPGLPDFRLQELIDRYDEQRDIPFDKFTAGAGEIVQVRESVADAAPAQNSAVQSLFGQWDGDGKNAAAASWAKFGDGVKVVEQALDHAADVINRTIAAIAGSCRDKASWVLQHSFQSWPQQQGLTAQDTDRLARIAQLGRNASADDFKHFIPFLAGQQSPLAAQLVSSAYFGLSDELLDAVQSWAKSWLAEFCGWFAGLMGEFQAMCENTRVAVASQWAALNAELQKVPDNPFSGVGEAVPPRSGGGSGQDSHGPGSAKGNGGGAAGGGAGGGGAGAPPVVPPVAAPSAVPAAAVPPVIPPVTAPAADDLDTLTVQRGDSTLEMTEPDRTGRMNIKIDSGPGAAKDYQLDWGAADPARPAYTPGADGKIHVDDGALHITAERPGGETGPTVVTVDDGTAAPTTYTLGEKPDPAAGPADTRGGRLTEAAYRAGQGGAVSGGTGQPALGIGGAHAVSAAGAFPAVDGAAGTVDAGGVADRVGAWGAAGGAFDVPGGVGAWDAGGAAGPGGGGPDDVPGRAGAAGAGDPGIGAAGGGGAGDSYDVPGPVGARRAAGAADSGDGATGGAGGAAGAGGVAAADAGGEAAASPPGPSPAGSGGPGAPPDSVAAAAGPAPTGHGLGGGSDRTAPVHELGGVADGIPAGGGLGHAGSLSHSTAPAESGATLGAAPGLDPVGSGVPGDPSAMSMLGGLPAAGGNQDSDDHERTSRAYRIDGGIFDTAHSGGRISGSLDDEESRR
- the glmM gene encoding phosphoglucosamine mutase codes for the protein MARLFGTDGVRGLANGELTPELALSVAASAARVLAAHDRSHRPVAVVGRDPRASGEMLEAAVVAGLASAGADVLRAGIQPTPAVAYLVGALEADLGVMISASHNPMPDNGIKLFASGGHKLPDGIEDEIEAGLTGDAPRPTGAGIGRVSDVPDAVDRYTDHLLAATPHPLTGLRIVVDCANGAASFAAPEVYRKAGAEVIAIHAEPDGININDGCGSTHPEMLQAMVVEHGADLGIAHDGDADRCLAVDASGELVDGDQIMAILALAMAEAGELAHDTLVATVMSNLGLHLAMRDHRVTLRTTAVGDRYVLEELRSGGYALGGEQSGHVVFPALATTGDGLLTALRVMSRVASTGKPLAELAGVMRKLPQVLVNVRVSDKATVAKSDVVREAVEAVEAELGDEGRVLLRPSGTEQLVRVMVEAPAQEIAQAAADRLAGVVSSVS
- the rpsI gene encoding 30S ribosomal protein S9, whose amino-acid sequence is MTSTETEAPAAPEASQAPEATEAVVTSETPAAPRPSRAAGGSAQTVGRRKEAVVRVRLVPGTGKFKLNGRSLEEYFPNKVHQQLIREPLVTVEKPDSFDIFGNLTGGGISGQAGALRLAIARALVEVDADDRPALKKAGFLTRDARATERKKYGLKKARKAPQYSKR
- the rplM gene encoding 50S ribosomal protein L13, with the translated sequence MPTYSPKPGDVTRAWHVIDAEDVVLGRLATEVATLLRGKHKPTYAPHVDTGDFVIIVNAEKVRLTGNKRDQKFAYRHSGYPGGLRKRSFGELLDTRPDRLLEKVVKGMLPKNKLGRAQAKKLKVYAGPQHPHAAQQPQPFQITKIAQVAK
- a CDS encoding DUF4333 domain-containing protein — encoded protein: MPQPWSQTGRPGTTSGPVPQPWGHAGRAPGQVGDPRSGPIPQPWNQASQQTWAPPPTSARQHPAGAGGQPWQSTYGGFGAFDERTPKRSRKPLLVGVVVVVLLALGGVGAWLLGAFQGDTLDQAAVQDGVARILHEDFGEGDVANVQCPDDQPVKTGTTFDCTVTVAGQPKKVTVRVLNEQAQYEVGMPR
- a CDS encoding WXG100 family type VII secretion target, encoding MSGPMKVDYATIHQAAEDCNKTGGELGNLFEKLKSDIRPLTDGWSGEAKDAWHARQDEWNRALEDLKGLLARIATALPQIADGYQETDKGVTRMFGG
- a CDS encoding WXG100 family type VII secretion target, coding for MDGFTGDPAQFADAHSKVTETKLAMDQNLMQLANNIDATRAGWTGPAATVFTQVMDAFAEKSKKLNDALDHIADLLKSSGIKYETHDQDVQQTLSPLQAALEGL
- a CDS encoding type VII secretion-associated protein, with the translated sequence MTLRVAVDFGTSSTCVVAALNGRPPQVVVVDGQPLMSSAVYAAPDGTVFVGQEADRQAAMDPSRYEPNPKRRIDEGELLLGDRVLRVTDVVRTVLGRAVAEARRLASNAEVDLLVLTHPAEWGAVRTRLLRQAASGLAREVTLVPEPVAAAVFHAATFAPEEINSDRTVEISTRPGATLAVLDLGGGTVDVSVVSRVSGNRGFQVLATRGDPSFGGADVDQLLLEHVGGLVSSVDQSAWRQLVEGRELTDRRRRRVLRQDVRGAKETLSRHAYTDVPMPPPFADAHVTREDLERLVAAPLGRAVELTCAAIEDAGLRPKQLTAIFLVGGSSRIPMISRLIHERTGVVPTTLDQPETVVARGALLAVQKPPERPSAPPPRVPARQLADQRTEVVRNPNAPRPGFAPRPPTPPGGFSGPAMPRQGPQGVRRPPPGPPRPPHPPSPPGGIPAPPSARKRKLPWIAGGVVVLVAAAVAGLLLALHADGDQQPPPGKVVAQYHYQFTAPQDWTQTGGSPEWRETLIKPADAPQQFDAVSVQEHPLSYDASADPGRLVSELRAQVQQNPAQYSGFNPAATYAGRKVVFYHQALPDRNASIDWYALAQGNVQVNVGCVYANEPVRERVNAACTQVIGTLNISG